One window of Psychrobacillus sp. FSL H8-0483 genomic DNA carries:
- the pyk gene encoding pyruvate kinase yields MRKTKIVCTIGPASESEEMLEKLIEAGMNVARLNFSHGSHEEHAARIKTIKAVSKKLGKIVGILLDTKGPEIRTHKMENDSIELISGQTIDISMTEVLGNTERFSISYEKLIEDVQEGSIILLDDGLIELVVTKINISDGIISTFVQNAGTLKNNKGVNVPGVSVQLPGITEKDAKDILFGIEQDVDFIAASFVRRAKDVLEIRELLEKNNGAQIQIIPKIENQEGVDNIDEIILVSDGLMVARGDLGVEIPAEEVPLVQKSLIQKCNEAGKPVITATQMLDSMQRNPRPTRAEASDVANAIFDGTDAIMLSGETAAGLYPVEAVQTMDKIAKRTENAVDYRANVTKLSKAREVNLTDAIGQAAAHTAINLKVKAVIAPTESGYTAKMIAKFRPGVPIIAVTSSITPSRKLTLVWGVYPIVGRKAQSTDEILEVAVEESILHHYVTHGDLVVITAGVPVGEAGTTNLMKVHIIGDMVAKGQGIGRMTAFGKALVVNSAKELEGKDTSNSIIVTIGSDKDMIPGIEKCKGLITEEGGLTSHAAVVGLSLGIPVIVGVENATKLIGNGQELTIDAVTGVIYHGHASII; encoded by the coding sequence ATGAGAAAAACTAAAATAGTTTGTACAATTGGACCTGCAAGTGAATCGGAGGAAATGTTAGAAAAATTAATTGAAGCTGGAATGAATGTTGCCCGATTAAATTTTTCACATGGTAGCCACGAAGAGCATGCGGCTAGAATTAAAACAATAAAAGCAGTATCTAAAAAACTAGGGAAAATTGTTGGGATCTTATTAGATACAAAAGGCCCTGAAATTCGAACACATAAAATGGAGAATGATTCTATTGAATTGATTTCTGGACAAACAATCGATATTTCGATGACGGAAGTGTTAGGAAACACAGAACGTTTCTCTATTTCCTATGAGAAGTTAATCGAAGACGTACAGGAAGGTTCTATTATATTACTTGATGACGGATTAATTGAGTTAGTTGTGACAAAGATTAATATAAGTGATGGAATTATTTCAACATTCGTTCAAAATGCTGGTACGTTAAAAAATAATAAAGGTGTAAATGTTCCAGGAGTATCTGTCCAATTACCAGGAATAACAGAAAAGGATGCAAAGGATATTTTGTTTGGAATAGAACAAGACGTAGATTTCATCGCGGCATCCTTTGTACGACGTGCAAAAGATGTATTAGAAATTAGAGAGCTTTTAGAAAAAAATAATGGTGCTCAAATTCAAATCATCCCTAAAATTGAAAACCAAGAAGGCGTAGATAATATCGATGAGATTATTCTAGTTTCGGATGGCTTAATGGTGGCAAGGGGAGATCTTGGTGTTGAAATTCCTGCAGAAGAAGTTCCATTAGTGCAAAAAAGTCTTATTCAAAAATGTAATGAAGCTGGAAAGCCAGTAATAACTGCAACTCAAATGTTAGATTCTATGCAACGTAATCCAAGACCAACTCGTGCAGAAGCGAGTGATGTTGCAAATGCAATTTTTGACGGAACAGATGCAATTATGCTTTCTGGAGAAACTGCAGCTGGTTTATATCCAGTAGAAGCAGTTCAAACGATGGACAAAATTGCAAAGCGAACAGAAAACGCTGTAGATTATCGGGCGAATGTAACGAAGCTAAGTAAAGCAAGAGAAGTAAACTTAACAGATGCGATTGGACAAGCTGCAGCACATACAGCGATCAACTTAAAAGTGAAAGCTGTAATTGCACCTACAGAAAGTGGCTATACTGCTAAAATGATTGCTAAGTTTAGACCCGGAGTTCCAATTATTGCAGTCACTTCCTCTATTACACCGTCTCGAAAATTGACGCTTGTATGGGGTGTTTACCCGATAGTTGGAAGGAAAGCACAATCTACAGACGAAATTTTAGAAGTAGCAGTCGAGGAAAGTATCCTTCATCATTATGTAACTCATGGAGATCTTGTGGTCATTACAGCAGGAGTTCCTGTTGGAGAAGCTGGTACTACTAACTTGATGAAAGTACATATAATTGGTGACATGGTTGCAAAAGGCCAAGGAATCGGTAGAATGACTGCATTTGGTAAAGCCCTTGTTGTAAATAGTGCGAAAGAGTTAGAAGGAAAAGATACTTCCAATAGTATTATTGTAACAATTGGGTCCGACAAAGATATGATTCCTGGAATTGAAAAATGCAAAGGACTAATTACGGAAGAGGGTGGCTTAACAAGTCACGCGGCAGTAGTAGGTTTAAGCTTAGGAATTCCAGTCATTGTCGGCGTTGAAAATGCGACTAAATTAATTGGAAATGGCCAAGAATTAACGATAGATGCTGTAACTGGTGTAATTTATCATGGCCATGCAAGTATTATTTAA
- the icd gene encoding NADP-dependent isocitrate dehydrogenase, translating to MSSGKITVENGVLNVPNTAVIPFIEGDGTGPDIWAAASRVLEASVEKAYNGEKKIEWKEVLAGQKAFDQTGEWLPQETLDVINEYLIAIKGPLTTPIGGGIRSLNVALRQELDLYTCLRPVRYFTGVPSPVKRPEDTDMVIFRENTEDIYAGIEYAKGTDNAKKLIDFLKTEFGVKNIRFPETSGIGIKPISEEGTKRLVRAALNYIIKEGRTSLTLVHKGNIMKFTEGAFKTWGYEVAEQEFADKVFTWNQYDQIKEEQGTEAADKAQSEALAAGKILVKDSIADIFLQQILTRPKEFDVVATMNLNGDYISDALAAQVGGIGIAPGANINYVTGHAIFEATHGTAPKYAGLDKVNPSSVILSGVLMLEHLGWNEAAKLIMDSMEKSIASKVVTYDFARLMDGATEVKCSEFADELIKNM from the coding sequence ATGTCATCAGGTAAAATTACAGTAGAAAACGGTGTTCTTAACGTACCAAACACAGCAGTAATTCCTTTCATCGAGGGAGACGGAACGGGTCCGGATATCTGGGCTGCAGCATCACGTGTATTAGAAGCTTCAGTAGAAAAAGCTTATAATGGTGAAAAGAAAATTGAATGGAAAGAAGTTCTTGCTGGTCAAAAAGCTTTCGACCAAACAGGCGAATGGTTACCTCAAGAAACTTTAGATGTTATTAATGAGTATCTAATTGCTATTAAAGGTCCTTTAACTACACCAATCGGTGGAGGTATTCGTTCATTAAACGTAGCATTACGTCAAGAGCTTGACTTATATACTTGCCTACGTCCAGTTCGTTATTTCACTGGAGTACCTTCTCCTGTTAAACGTCCAGAAGATACAGATATGGTTATCTTCCGTGAAAACACAGAAGATATCTACGCAGGTATCGAGTATGCAAAAGGAACAGACAATGCTAAAAAATTAATTGATTTCTTAAAAACAGAATTCGGTGTTAAAAACATTCGTTTCCCTGAAACTTCTGGAATCGGGATCAAGCCAATCTCTGAAGAAGGAACTAAGCGTTTAGTACGTGCTGCTTTAAACTACATCATTAAAGAAGGTCGTACTTCTTTAACATTAGTTCATAAAGGGAATATCATGAAGTTTACTGAAGGAGCTTTCAAAACTTGGGGTTACGAAGTAGCTGAACAAGAATTCGCAGATAAAGTATTCACTTGGAATCAATACGATCAAATTAAAGAAGAACAAGGCACAGAAGCTGCTGATAAAGCACAATCTGAAGCTCTTGCAGCTGGAAAAATATTAGTAAAAGATTCAATCGCTGATATCTTCTTACAACAAATTTTAACTCGTCCAAAAGAGTTCGATGTAGTTGCTACAATGAACTTAAATGGAGATTATATTTCTGATGCATTAGCTGCTCAAGTTGGTGGTATTGGTATCGCACCAGGTGCAAACATTAACTATGTAACTGGTCATGCTATTTTCGAAGCAACACACGGAACAGCTCCAAAATATGCTGGTCTTGATAAAGTAAACCCATCTTCTGTAATCCTTTCAGGTGTATTAATGCTTGAACACCTTGGTTGGAATGAAGCGGCAAAACTAATCATGGATTCAATGGAAAAATCTATTGCGTCTAAAGTAGTAACATACGACTTTGCTCGTTTAATGGACGGCGCAACAGAAGTGAAATGTTCCGAATTCGCTGACGAACTAATTAAAAACATGTAA
- the accA gene encoding acetyl-CoA carboxylase carboxyl transferase subunit alpha: MVKALPFEEPIIQLKNKIIELKEYTVNAEVDMTVEIENLEDRLRKLEKEIYENMEPWDRVQVARHPNRPTTRDYIQLLCTDFIELHGDRLYGDDAAIIGGIALLDGKPITIIGHQRGLDTKENIRRNFGMPHPEGYRKALRLMKQAEKFNRPIICFIDTKGAYPGKAAEERGQSEAIARNLVEMAGLKVPVISVVIGEGGSGGALALGVANHIHMLENSTYSVISPEGAASILWKDASLAKQAAEAMKITAPDLKEMNIIDTIVREVHGGAHRDLDAQATYMKEALINSLQQLCKLSADELIENRYAKFKNIGEFTEGNASR; this comes from the coding sequence ATGGTAAAAGCACTACCTTTTGAAGAGCCAATTATTCAACTGAAAAATAAAATAATTGAACTAAAAGAATACACTGTAAATGCAGAAGTAGATATGACAGTAGAAATTGAAAATTTAGAAGATCGATTAAGAAAATTAGAAAAAGAAATTTATGAAAATATGGAACCTTGGGACCGTGTACAAGTAGCCCGCCATCCAAATCGTCCGACGACAAGAGACTATATTCAATTATTATGTACAGATTTTATTGAACTTCATGGAGACCGTTTGTATGGGGATGATGCGGCAATCATAGGCGGAATAGCTTTATTAGACGGAAAACCAATTACTATTATTGGGCATCAGCGTGGTCTGGATACGAAAGAAAATATTAGACGTAATTTTGGGATGCCACATCCAGAGGGATACCGAAAAGCATTACGTTTAATGAAACAAGCGGAAAAATTTAATCGTCCAATTATTTGTTTTATCGATACTAAAGGAGCTTATCCAGGTAAAGCTGCAGAAGAGCGAGGTCAAAGTGAAGCAATCGCTAGGAACTTAGTAGAAATGGCTGGCTTAAAAGTTCCGGTAATTAGTGTCGTAATCGGTGAAGGTGGTAGTGGTGGAGCACTAGCTTTAGGAGTTGCTAATCACATTCATATGTTAGAGAACTCTACTTACTCCGTAATCTCACCAGAAGGAGCAGCTTCTATTTTATGGAAAGATGCATCTCTTGCGAAGCAAGCTGCTGAAGCGATGAAGATTACAGCACCGGATTTAAAAGAAATGAATATTATTGATACGATTGTTCGAGAAGTACATGGAGGTGCTCATAGAGACCTAGATGCACAAGCAACGTATATGAAAGAAGCACTTATAAACTCTTTACAACAACTATGTAAGCTTTCAGCAGATGAATTGATTGAAAATCGTTATGCTAAGTTTAAAAATATTGGGGAGTTCACGGAGGGAAATGCGTCTAGATAA
- the pfkA gene encoding 6-phosphofructokinase, whose product MKRIGVLTSGGDAPGMNAAIRAVVRKAIYEGLEVVGIFHGYQGLIDGNMELLNLGSVGDIIQRGGTKLYSARCPEFRTEEGQRKAIEQLRANDIEGLVIIGGDGSYRGSMTLTKNGFPCVGIPGTIDNDIPGTDYTLGFDTALNTVIDCIDKIRDTATSHDRTFIIEVMGRDAGDLALWAGLAGGAETIIIPEIEINMEEVVERLQSGHARGKKHSIIIVAEGVMSGSEFALKLMEHANIETRVSVLGHIQRGGSPTGRDRVLASMFGARAVEVLLSGNGGRAVGIQNHQVVDYDMMEAFEKIEDFDTNMYQLSKELSI is encoded by the coding sequence TTGAAGCGCATTGGTGTATTAACAAGTGGAGGAGACGCTCCGGGCATGAATGCTGCAATTCGTGCAGTTGTCAGAAAAGCAATTTATGAAGGACTTGAAGTAGTAGGTATATTTCATGGTTATCAGGGCTTAATTGATGGGAATATGGAATTGCTAAATCTCGGTTCTGTGGGTGATATTATTCAACGTGGAGGAACGAAGCTATATTCTGCTAGATGTCCAGAGTTTCGGACAGAAGAAGGACAACGCAAAGCTATAGAGCAGTTAAGAGCAAATGATATTGAAGGGTTAGTTATTATTGGAGGCGATGGTTCTTATCGTGGCTCTATGACCTTAACGAAAAATGGATTTCCATGCGTTGGTATACCAGGGACTATTGATAATGATATTCCAGGTACAGATTATACATTAGGCTTTGATACGGCGCTTAATACGGTTATAGATTGTATTGATAAAATAAGAGACACGGCAACCTCACATGATCGAACGTTTATTATTGAAGTAATGGGAAGGGATGCCGGTGATCTTGCATTATGGGCAGGTCTTGCAGGAGGTGCGGAAACAATTATTATTCCAGAAATTGAAATAAATATGGAAGAAGTTGTGGAACGTTTACAAAGTGGACATGCACGTGGTAAGAAACATAGTATTATTATTGTGGCAGAAGGAGTTATGAGTGGCTCGGAATTTGCATTAAAACTAATGGAACATGCAAATATTGAAACTAGAGTTTCCGTGCTTGGTCATATTCAGCGTGGGGGTTCTCCAACCGGTCGCGATCGAGTGCTAGCAAGTATGTTCGGTGCTAGGGCAGTCGAAGTTTTACTATCAGGTAACGGAGGGCGTGCGGTTGGCATCCAGAATCATCAAGTGGTAGACTATGATATGATGGAAGCATTTGAAAAGATAGAAGATTTTGATACGAATATGTATCAATTATCGAAAGAATTATCTATTTAA
- the citZ gene encoding citrate synthase, giving the protein MTATRGLEGIVATQTAISSIIDDTLTYVGYDIDDLATNASFEEVVYLLWHKRLPKAGELSELKQQLADNMAVPQEVLNHFKTYPIDKVHPMSALRTAVSMLALYDDAAEDMSEEANYLKAIQLQAKLSTLVTAFSRVRRGLDPVAPRTDLGYAANFLYMLSGTLPEEIEVEAFDKALVLHADHELNASTFTARVCVATLSDIYSGVVAAIGALKGPLHGGANEQVMKMLTEIDSLDKVDEYIKAKLDNKEKIMGFGHRVYRKGDPRAKHLREMSKKLTTLRGESKLYDMSIRIEEIVTGQKKLPPNVDFYSASVYHSLNIDHDLFTPIFAVSRVSGWTAHILEQYADNRLIRPRAEYVGPGMQTYIPIEER; this is encoded by the coding sequence ATGACAGCAACTCGTGGTTTAGAAGGAATTGTAGCAACGCAGACGGCCATCAGTTCTATTATTGATGACACACTTACATACGTTGGCTATGATATCGATGATTTAGCAACTAATGCAAGCTTTGAAGAGGTTGTGTACTTACTGTGGCATAAGCGCCTACCAAAAGCAGGAGAGCTATCAGAACTAAAACAACAATTAGCTGATAATATGGCAGTCCCTCAAGAAGTTTTAAATCATTTCAAAACTTATCCAATTGATAAAGTTCATCCAATGTCTGCTCTAAGAACAGCAGTCTCTATGCTAGCATTATATGATGATGCAGCTGAAGATATGTCCGAGGAAGCAAACTACTTAAAAGCAATTCAACTGCAAGCAAAACTTTCCACTTTAGTTACTGCATTCTCACGTGTACGTAGAGGTCTAGATCCAGTTGCTCCTAGAACTGATTTAGGATACGCTGCAAACTTCTTGTACATGCTTTCAGGTACACTTCCAGAAGAAATTGAAGTCGAAGCATTTGATAAAGCACTTGTACTACATGCAGATCATGAGTTAAATGCATCTACATTTACTGCGCGTGTATGTGTGGCAACTTTATCTGATATTTACTCAGGGGTTGTAGCTGCAATTGGTGCACTAAAAGGACCACTTCACGGTGGAGCTAATGAACAAGTAATGAAAATGTTAACTGAAATCGACTCACTTGATAAAGTGGACGAGTATATTAAAGCTAAATTAGATAATAAAGAAAAAATTATGGGCTTTGGTCACCGTGTATATAGAAAAGGTGATCCACGTGCAAAACATTTACGTGAAATGTCTAAAAAGCTGACTACACTTCGTGGAGAATCAAAACTATATGATATGTCGATTCGCATTGAAGAAATAGTTACTGGTCAAAAGAAACTTCCACCTAACGTAGATTTTTATTCTGCTTCTGTATATCATTCTCTAAATATTGATCATGACCTATTTACACCTATTTTTGCTGTTTCACGTGTATCTGGTTGGACTGCTCATATCCTTGAGCAATATGCAGACAACCGTTTAATTCGTCCACGTGCTGAATATGTTGGACCGGGTATGCAAACTTATATTCCGATCGAAGAAAGATAA
- the accD gene encoding acetyl-CoA carboxylase, carboxyltransferase subunit beta produces the protein MSIRDIFRKNQKKKYATIPTEKNNVPEGIMMKCPECRKNVFTKDLMKNLKVCPSCDHHMKMTAFERVESFLDEGSFVSMDDHLETINPLNFPGYTEKVKSDGKKTGLNEAVLTGIAQLEGQQVVVAIMDSHFRMGSMGSVVGEKITRAVEKATELRVPFIIFTASGGARMQEGVLSLMQMAKTSVALRRHSDHGLLYISILTHPTTGGVSASFASVGDINIAEPKALIGFAGRRVIEQTVREKLPEDFQTAEFLLDHGQLDAVIHRKDMRETVALLVQMHERKEVSPW, from the coding sequence ATGAGTATTCGAGATATATTTAGAAAAAATCAGAAAAAGAAATATGCAACGATTCCGACCGAGAAAAATAATGTGCCAGAAGGAATTATGATGAAATGTCCGGAGTGTAGAAAAAATGTGTTTACAAAGGACCTCATGAAAAATTTAAAAGTTTGTCCTTCGTGTGATCATCATATGAAAATGACGGCTTTTGAACGCGTTGAAAGCTTTTTAGATGAAGGGTCCTTTGTATCGATGGATGACCATTTAGAAACAATAAATCCGCTAAACTTTCCTGGTTATACGGAAAAAGTTAAATCAGATGGAAAAAAGACTGGCCTAAATGAAGCTGTCTTAACAGGTATTGCACAACTAGAAGGTCAACAAGTTGTAGTTGCTATAATGGATTCCCATTTTAGAATGGGTTCAATGGGCTCGGTAGTCGGAGAAAAAATTACAAGAGCAGTTGAAAAAGCGACAGAACTTCGTGTACCTTTCATTATTTTCACTGCTAGTGGTGGAGCAAGGATGCAAGAAGGGGTATTATCCCTCATGCAAATGGCGAAAACTTCCGTAGCGTTAAGAAGACATAGTGATCATGGTCTTCTATATATTTCGATTTTGACTCACCCGACAACAGGAGGAGTTTCTGCAAGTTTTGCTTCCGTTGGAGATATTAATATTGCAGAGCCAAAAGCTTTAATTGGATTTGCAGGTCGAAGAGTAATCGAGCAAACTGTTCGCGAAAAACTTCCAGAAGATTTTCAAACCGCCGAATTTTTATTGGATCATGGTCAGTTGGATGCGGTAATACACAGAAAAGATATGCGAGAAACAGTAGCATTACTTGTTCAAATGCATGAGCGTAAGGAGGTATCCCCATGGTAA
- a CDS encoding GntR family transcriptional regulator, protein MNPKNNSRKMFLEIVKQLRQLIHDEQVAVGGKLPSERELAERLQVGRSTVREALRSLELLGLIETRRGEGTFLSDYRKHQLVELLSTFILQESKSKEDVHTTREALEKDAIRTICLTEHLQKLTIWDAFVERLLQEEVLREDVIREILIISDNRLGLKIWFLLKQFAGEPYRSYMDSEEKRAWIQLLTSLQNGDEQLAVSFYNEWLLLMNRGEV, encoded by the coding sequence ATGAATCCAAAAAACAACTCAAGAAAAATGTTTTTAGAAATAGTCAAGCAGCTAAGACAGCTTATTCATGATGAACAAGTTGCGGTGGGTGGTAAGCTACCTTCCGAAAGAGAACTTGCAGAACGTTTACAAGTGGGTAGATCAACTGTAAGGGAAGCACTTAGAAGCTTAGAGCTACTAGGATTAATTGAAACAAGAAGAGGAGAGGGAACTTTTCTTTCCGATTATCGTAAACATCAATTAGTGGAATTATTATCCACTTTTATATTGCAAGAGTCTAAGTCGAAGGAAGATGTTCACACGACAAGAGAGGCTTTAGAAAAAGATGCCATTCGAACGATTTGTCTGACAGAGCATCTTCAAAAACTAACAATCTGGGATGCATTTGTAGAAAGATTACTACAAGAAGAAGTGCTTCGAGAGGATGTTATTAGAGAAATACTCATTATATCTGATAATAGACTTGGATTAAAAATTTGGTTTTTATTAAAACAGTTTGCTGGAGAGCCATATCGCAGTTACATGGATTCAGAAGAGAAAAGAGCCTGGATACAGCTTCTGACATCCTTGCAAAATGGGGATGAGCAGCTTGCCGTATCTTTTTATAATGAATGGCTTTTGTTAATGAATAGGGGAGAAGTTTAA
- a CDS encoding FxsA family protein encodes MKWIISLFIIIPAIELYILLLSGKTIGVGNTFLLIIASGVIGGYFAKKQGMKAFREVSDSVKNYQAPGQAAINGICIFVGAILVVLPGFISDILGFMLLFAPTRKLFKPIIYRWIRKKMKNGQVIVMK; translated from the coding sequence ATGAAATGGATTATTAGTTTGTTCATCATAATTCCTGCAATTGAGTTATATATTTTACTCCTATCCGGTAAAACAATAGGTGTTGGAAATACGTTTCTTTTAATAATAGCAAGTGGAGTGATCGGTGGGTATTTTGCGAAAAAACAAGGTATGAAAGCATTCCGAGAAGTTTCAGATAGTGTGAAGAATTATCAAGCACCCGGTCAAGCTGCCATTAATGGAATATGCATTTTTGTTGGAGCGATTTTAGTAGTGCTCCCAGGTTTCATTTCAGATATCCTTGGCTTCATGCTTTTATTTGCTCCAACTCGAAAATTATTTAAACCAATTATTTATCGATGGATTCGAAAAAAAATGAAAAATGGTCAAGTTATTGTGATGAAGTAG
- a CDS encoding AI-2E family transporter: MIALQINKKEIVTYWVPIGIIILILFIAYPLSLAILCGYFLFPITNFFYNKIKMPIIFSVLLTEALILTGVLLFLFFIVQTLIDLIPLIHDHVVLLPIDQLQKHPIFLMFEGEFQELLNKLLNNLLINLTHLPSYFFEVFLFSIGLFFSLTESTKDRLWFLVYFPKKSRSFFQRALIKASVVVNKFLSVGLKLFLLTFLLLSIGFIVLGLHNPIKYAFLISLVDSIPFLGTGLILIPLSVYFFLMDEQIVGTIILLLYLFVQLTRHIVDSMLWSASMQIKAVHVFFLSAAAILLFGFIGILFSPFIYLFANKWESLTKTSTSSQ, translated from the coding sequence ATGATTGCTCTGCAAATAAATAAAAAAGAAATTGTGACTTATTGGGTTCCAATAGGAATAATTATACTAATACTATTTATAGCTTACCCTCTTTCATTGGCTATTTTATGTGGTTACTTTCTATTCCCAATTACAAATTTCTTTTATAATAAAATAAAAATGCCAATTATTTTTAGTGTTTTGTTAACAGAAGCACTGATTTTAACAGGAGTTTTATTATTTCTATTCTTTATAGTGCAGACATTAATAGATCTCATCCCACTTATACACGACCATGTAGTCCTATTACCAATCGATCAATTACAAAAACATCCAATCTTTTTAATGTTTGAAGGGGAGTTTCAGGAATTATTAAATAAGTTATTAAATAATCTATTAATAAATCTCACCCATCTACCTTCTTATTTTTTTGAAGTATTTCTTTTTAGTATTGGGTTATTTTTTTCACTAACCGAATCTACAAAAGATCGTCTTTGGTTTCTCGTTTACTTTCCTAAAAAATCTCGCTCCTTTTTTCAAAGGGCTCTGATAAAGGCCTCTGTTGTCGTAAATAAATTTTTATCTGTGGGGTTAAAACTTTTTTTACTAACTTTTTTGCTATTATCCATTGGGTTTATCGTTTTAGGCTTACATAATCCCATAAAATACGCTTTTCTAATTTCATTAGTAGATAGTATCCCTTTCTTAGGTACTGGCCTCATTCTAATTCCGCTTAGTGTATATTTCTTTCTTATGGATGAACAGATAGTCGGTACAATCATTTTACTTCTCTATCTATTTGTTCAATTAACAAGACATATTGTCGACTCTATGCTTTGGTCTGCCTCTATGCAAATAAAGGCTGTCCACGTATTCTTTCTAAGCGCGGCAGCCATATTATTATTTGGGTTTATAGGTATATTATTTAGCCCATTTATTTATTTGTTCGCAAATAAGTGGGAGAGCCTTACGAAGACTTCTACTTCATCACAATAA